A genomic window from Periweissella cryptocerci includes:
- a CDS encoding lectin-like domain-containing protein, whose protein sequence is MDTKTLKNGALFAGAVVATAGVGLATQTTTYADTASDNDAAAAKNAAAQDTTTVKTDTTGTVTSSTKTTVTPSSNGGKLVSTDTTYSTNDASAAAKATAAGNNVTATVVEPAQSSTTPTTNAAANAKDAAAAGSDAVITSAPAKSTETTATGSYDQYTDATKKVADDNDAATKTGDSTTTTISSVAAPADNDKDGDYAGTTLPDVLKDKNEAQVTNDNGSVTTFYADKDSYDTDKQALDNQDFDVTNPLYTDDMQKMTLVDADGNSYTGNAITDYLSDSSKVLYDVTNHTAYKFGSAAVVDKPATQQDVDNANVTIDDTTGTGTTTDENGVVTTYTLDLDGTTNNLDDLTVTQLENDSNRTTATISGALYYKAADGTVAKISDASQMLTDGTKYYAYDNDSDVALDNADFKLANHVYVRTAVDQIAAHGEDDQTPSTILSADELKKDGYTVDTAVPVSANVNETDYSKVVAGSDDGSTTYMVKQITTYDDESTKNTIDNLVNGLELTSTSADGTTRYYANADNTEFATLTVTPKQNKTAGNVTTDIQLVVTSSATASQKQAVDAVDGNDTPVNGTTVADTTIDGVDATITKTTTVDATTQQDVKDLLAGFVATDNVNVDTLAGTYTKADGSKAVVTVLASATDSTKDTTTKVVFTTPVSATDTATLAEFDGVAGVVDGNTTTYTSADGKSTLTKTTQAGSEAGIVAVLDGYDATGDVTDANGVVTTTYTNGGLTATKTVTPVVATDGSKTTTTKVVVSGIPDIAAIKNDGYSLDEKQSTAAQAVYTKNVDGAQYTITVNSTTDDAVAAQSITAMLAGYAKDSSTTNGNVVTTKYTKNGAADIIVTETTTTNATTGTVATTTALAVDSSVDASKTMLEGYTQVGASNVYTKTVAGVTSTITLMTGNATDATTTNKADIDSAIATNNTDVATTTTGNTTTYTFTTYSNNAATEVTKTVTTDPSGKGDAAAYDTAVANKADDQTISDKSFSAYDVNSVTAADFTTPVAQTDVKSKTLYTDANTQTAATQMVGQAALDYLAKDTNNVLYDAAGVAYKQTYAASDVTNNDQANTDYTPTYVSYDFSKATPNTDRIADNTKLYTKSGDGATATYTLALGTDGKQLSVEAMDKNVIYYNADGSIAYKYNGTKDDTQATIASSLTDLDAAVAQTSATNSASMKLGTVYQNADKTISAEMTADSDTSSTYVVTTTAKNGDVTTTTFTKTKQTTANPITPDDFTTANAVGLTLSDLEGAGYTYANGIYTNTATGSQYKLVAPAVELNANNTVTLNPTTDKDMVVYEYNDGTGKLTAVNVFKADGTLNVTATKTYFSQDGMISYAFDNSTEINDENFNITFNLNGLKYYKNTGNVVAGYNPASYNADNGVVTLTDAGDTAYNDRNNNNESGNVTFKDASMEINFDGDFDFKGAVNLGDKSQQQGGADGVTFAFNPSTDVSAKGSDGGSMGIGDLPGAFGFKLDTYLNETKPGTSRYDEHNPYYNMDPTGADYDKNGAATGQSYGSQTGNGNAFGAFMYSNPKPEATLAGDKTGVVSTYTGDNTKGGDIIAAPSQNKFGNFEMHYSAETHVMTVSYTDDAGVAHEWSRDISDWLQSGKTYSFIISASTGGSSNVQQVKWTSMTYTNSNSVVKQATGTPSIIGAPQTYSDTSTYAAQTTTAVRQYETTNGTKVQHYTAVRYDSATLKPVYTWTTMTTNYAAKTTTNKLKQQANATTTDTYHLAAHAESATTVAYNLEKDAQTTQHDEYAVKGAASVKQIDKFTISDKVFGHKYFSANGTPVKAYKVNTPATFDEATMTPTKHWHKTTAYTWTTKTTGTEYSWHTPGKVLYTWNKKTQSFIPGSNATTPRKPEKHQVPTEVKTATPTQVTQKLTPAAETPNVVKASILPQTGDSKENTVLSVIGLAMLGFMGLAGVAKRRKQD, encoded by the coding sequence ATGGATACAAAAACATTAAAGAACGGTGCGTTATTTGCAGGAGCGGTGGTCGCGACTGCAGGAGTTGGTTTGGCCACCCAAACAACTACGTACGCAGATACAGCTAGTGACAATGATGCAGCGGCAGCCAAAAATGCCGCCGCACAAGACACGACAACAGTAAAAACTGATACAACCGGTACCGTAACAAGTAGTACCAAAACTACGGTTACCCCTAGCTCAAATGGTGGTAAATTAGTTTCGACCGATACCACATATTCAACTAATGACGCGAGTGCCGCGGCTAAGGCAACGGCGGCTGGTAACAACGTAACGGCAACCGTTGTGGAACCTGCACAATCATCAACAACGCCAACAACTAATGCGGCAGCCAATGCAAAAGACGCGGCCGCTGCTGGTTCGGATGCCGTAATTACGTCAGCACCCGCAAAATCAACTGAAACAACGGCGACTGGTTCTTACGATCAATACACAGATGCAACCAAAAAAGTTGCTGATGATAATGATGCTGCAACTAAGACGGGGGACTCAACGACAACGACGATTTCCTCAGTTGCCGCACCTGCCGATAATGATAAAGACGGTGATTACGCTGGCACTACTTTGCCAGATGTGCTAAAGGATAAAAACGAAGCACAAGTCACTAATGATAATGGTTCAGTGACGACATTTTACGCGGATAAAGATTCGTATGATACTGATAAGCAAGCCTTGGATAATCAAGATTTCGATGTAACCAATCCACTCTATACGGATGATATGCAAAAAATGACATTGGTTGATGCTGATGGCAACTCATATACCGGTAACGCGATTACAGATTATTTGTCAGATTCAAGCAAGGTTTTATATGATGTAACGAATCACACCGCGTACAAATTTGGGTCAGCTGCAGTCGTTGATAAACCAGCAACCCAACAAGATGTTGATAATGCAAACGTTACAATCGATGACACAACGGGTACTGGTACGACGACGGATGAAAATGGCGTAGTTACCACGTACACGTTGGATCTCGATGGTACAACGAATAACCTAGATGATTTGACTGTAACTCAACTTGAAAATGATAGTAACCGGACAACGGCGACTATCAGCGGTGCGTTATATTATAAGGCGGCCGATGGTACGGTTGCTAAAATTAGCGATGCAAGTCAAATGTTGACCGATGGTACTAAGTATTACGCTTACGACAATGATAGTGACGTAGCGCTCGATAACGCTGATTTTAAACTTGCTAACCACGTTTATGTTCGCACAGCCGTCGATCAAATTGCCGCACACGGCGAAGATGATCAAACACCTTCAACTATTTTGTCGGCCGATGAGCTCAAGAAGGACGGTTACACTGTTGATACGGCAGTGCCAGTTTCTGCAAATGTGAACGAAACAGATTATTCCAAAGTTGTTGCTGGTTCTGATGACGGCTCAACGACTTACATGGTTAAGCAAATTACAACTTATGATGATGAAAGTACTAAGAATACAATTGATAATTTGGTCAATGGCCTTGAATTAACATCAACTAGCGCTGATGGAACTACGCGTTACTACGCTAATGCTGACAATACAGAATTTGCCACTTTAACGGTTACGCCTAAGCAAAACAAGACTGCCGGAAATGTCACGACTGATATTCAATTAGTAGTTACCAGCTCAGCGACTGCGAGTCAAAAGCAAGCAGTTGATGCAGTTGATGGTAACGATACACCAGTTAATGGAACCACGGTTGCCGATACGACCATAGATGGTGTTGATGCAACAATCACAAAAACCACGACGGTTGATGCCACCACACAACAAGATGTCAAAGATTTGTTAGCCGGTTTTGTGGCAACTGACAATGTTAATGTTGATACTTTGGCTGGTACGTACACCAAAGCAGATGGTTCAAAAGCAGTGGTGACAGTTTTGGCCAGTGCGACTGATTCTACCAAAGATACAACGACCAAGGTTGTCTTTACGACCCCAGTTAGCGCCACGGATACAGCGACGTTGGCTGAATTTGACGGGGTAGCTGGTGTTGTTGATGGCAATACTACGACTTACACATCTGCTGATGGTAAAAGTACACTTACTAAGACTACACAAGCCGGTTCAGAAGCTGGGATTGTGGCGGTCTTAGATGGCTACGATGCAACCGGGGATGTAACCGATGCTAATGGAGTTGTGACCACCACATATACGAATGGTGGATTGACTGCAACTAAGACTGTGACACCTGTAGTGGCGACTGATGGTTCTAAGACTACGACCACTAAGGTTGTGGTCAGTGGTATTCCTGATATTGCCGCCATTAAAAATGATGGTTATAGCTTGGATGAAAAACAATCAACGGCTGCACAAGCGGTTTATACAAAAAACGTTGACGGTGCACAATATACAATCACCGTTAATTCAACGACGGATGATGCAGTTGCTGCCCAATCGATTACCGCGATGTTGGCAGGCTATGCTAAAGATTCTTCAACGACGAATGGCAATGTTGTCACAACTAAGTACACTAAAAACGGCGCAGCTGACATCATTGTGACCGAAACCACGACAACGAATGCAACGACGGGGACTGTGGCAACAACAACAGCACTTGCAGTTGATAGCAGTGTCGATGCATCAAAGACGATGCTTGAAGGTTACACGCAAGTTGGTGCATCTAACGTTTATACGAAAACTGTTGCTGGTGTGACGAGCACTATTACGTTGATGACTGGTAACGCCACAGATGCCACAACAACGAATAAAGCAGATATTGACAGCGCAATTGCTACTAATAATACTGATGTAGCAACGACGACAACTGGGAATACTACGACTTATACTTTTACTACCTACAGTAATAACGCTGCAACAGAAGTTACGAAGACGGTCACAACTGACCCAAGTGGTAAAGGTGATGCAGCCGCTTATGATACAGCCGTAGCGAATAAAGCAGATGATCAAACAATCAGTGATAAGAGTTTTTCAGCTTATGATGTAAACTCAGTTACCGCAGCAGATTTCACCACACCAGTAGCGCAAACTGATGTGAAATCAAAAACACTTTACACCGATGCTAATACGCAAACTGCTGCCACGCAAATGGTCGGTCAAGCCGCACTGGACTATTTGGCTAAGGACACCAATAACGTGTTATACGATGCCGCTGGTGTTGCATATAAACAAACTTATGCAGCGAGTGATGTAACTAATAATGACCAAGCTAACACGGATTACACACCAACGTATGTGTCATATGATTTTTCAAAAGCAACGCCAAATACTGACCGAATTGCGGATAACACTAAGCTTTACACTAAGAGCGGTGATGGCGCAACGGCCACTTACACGTTAGCACTTGGGACTGATGGAAAACAATTGAGTGTTGAAGCGATGGATAAGAATGTTATTTATTACAATGCTGACGGATCAATTGCGTATAAATACAATGGTACAAAGGATGACACCCAAGCAACTATTGCTAGCTCGTTAACCGACTTAGACGCTGCGGTTGCTCAAACGAGTGCTACAAACAGCGCATCAATGAAGCTTGGAACCGTATATCAAAACGCTGACAAGACAATCTCAGCTGAAATGACGGCGGATTCTGATACAAGTTCAACTTATGTTGTGACGACTACCGCCAAAAATGGTGACGTTACAACTACGACCTTCACGAAGACCAAGCAAACAACTGCTAATCCGATTACGCCAGATGACTTTACAACAGCCAATGCAGTTGGGTTAACATTGAGCGATTTAGAAGGCGCTGGATATACGTATGCCAATGGAATCTATACCAATACTGCCACTGGTTCACAATACAAACTTGTTGCACCAGCAGTTGAATTGAACGCTAACAATACAGTTACGCTCAATCCAACTACTGACAAAGACATGGTTGTATATGAATACAACGATGGAACTGGTAAGTTAACTGCAGTCAATGTTTTCAAGGCTGACGGCACGTTAAATGTTACGGCTACCAAAACGTACTTCTCTCAAGATGGTATGATTTCGTATGCGTTCGATAATAGTACCGAAATTAACGACGAAAACTTCAACATAACCTTTAATTTGAATGGTTTGAAGTACTACAAGAATACTGGTAATGTGGTGGCAGGCTACAATCCAGCAAGCTATAATGCTGACAACGGTGTAGTTACGTTAACGGATGCAGGTGATACTGCGTATAACGATCGCAACAATAATAATGAATCTGGTAACGTAACTTTCAAAGACGCCTCAATGGAAATTAATTTTGATGGTGACTTTGATTTTAAGGGAGCCGTTAACCTCGGTGATAAATCACAACAACAGGGTGGTGCTGACGGGGTCACCTTTGCATTCAACCCATCAACTGATGTTTCAGCCAAGGGTAGCGATGGTGGTTCAATGGGTATCGGTGATTTACCAGGTGCCTTTGGATTTAAATTAGACACTTACCTTAATGAAACTAAGCCTGGGACATCACGGTATGATGAACACAACCCATACTACAACATGGATCCAACGGGTGCTGATTACGATAAAAATGGGGCGGCAACTGGTCAAAGTTACGGCTCACAAACTGGTAATGGTAATGCATTTGGGGCATTCATGTACTCAAATCCAAAGCCAGAAGCCACTTTGGCTGGTGACAAAACGGGTGTAGTTTCCACATACACTGGTGATAACACCAAGGGTGGCGATATTATTGCGGCACCAAGCCAAAATAAATTTGGTAACTTTGAAATGCATTACAGTGCTGAAACCCATGTCATGACAGTTTCTTATACTGATGATGCGGGGGTTGCCCACGAATGGTCACGAGATATTTCAGACTGGTTGCAATCTGGTAAGACATACTCATTTATCATTTCAGCTTCAACTGGTGGTTCTTCAAACGTGCAACAAGTTAAGTGGACTTCAATGACATACACGAACTCCAATAGTGTTGTTAAGCAAGCCACTGGTACACCAAGCATCATCGGTGCCCCACAAACGTATTCTGATACTAGTACGTATGCCGCTCAAACTACGACTGCAGTTCGTCAATATGAAACTACCAATGGTACAAAGGTGCAACATTATACAGCGGTCCGTTATGATTCTGCGACATTGAAGCCAGTTTATACGTGGACAACTATGACAACGAATTATGCTGCCAAGACCACCACGAATAAATTAAAGCAACAAGCAAATGCGACTACGACGGATACTTATCATTTGGCTGCCCATGCTGAATCTGCGACTACGGTAGCTTACAATCTTGAAAAAGACGCCCAAACAACGCAACACGACGAATATGCTGTCAAGGGTGCTGCGAGCGTCAAGCAAATTGACAAGTTTACTATTTCAGATAAAGTATTTGGACACAAGTATTTCAGTGCAAATGGTACACCAGTTAAGGCTTACAAGGTTAATACGCCAGCAACGTTTGATGAGGCAACGATGACACCTACTAAGCACTGGCACAAAACTACAGCTTATACTTGGACGACTAAGACAACTGGTACGGAATACAGTTGGCACACACCAGGTAAGGTTTTGTACACTTGGAATAAGAAGACGCAAAGCTTCATTCCTGGTTCAAATGCCACGACACCACGTAAACCTGAAAAGCACCAAGTACCAACCGAAGTAAAAACTGCTACGCCAACTCAAGTAACACAAAAGTTAACGCCAGCAGCAGAAACGCCAAATGTGGTTAAGGCTTCAATCTTGCCGCAAACTGGTGATTCAAAGGAAAATACGGTGTTGTCAGTGATCGGTTTAGCCATGCTTGGCTTCATGGGTTTAGCTGGGGTAGCTAAACGCCGGAAGCAAGATTAA
- a CDS encoding LPXTG cell wall anchor domain-containing protein has translation MKSNIKQTTRRIAVVTGVSILTLNAGTTLVLAKDMGQSTPLQTKVAVSHNASSNSAQHKIHYTDNKAEADAARKAGYAVTTSKKQTTNTTRSPLVTTGQIPTGAQNVQYVKTDTVQDADLVFENVAWEAIPSAAHGVKQTGEETIHDPNQKFTDGVTHAELEQLREQGAINITKLPDKTITVHDPNQKVDTGITAAEIEKVKADGAVNIEQIPDAFQTVLDEQGKPKKVLLDQVPAGHKPTATDEKQTVVDGKGPIQTIKNTPENLQKLHDQGAVDITEVAGAKHDFTSTKQADIPADAQDVTTTTEKGTATRKVDIPATATNIQTLFVKDGNGSNLVLKDSSTGVNVADMTYFAGGKVYDLYESTDGKSELSNVQDSLNNGTGTLYTYHQFTGGGRINTGILSWAERQFKFKQMDNGDENISADQLANFDKDGVLVYKTSIGNYPVSGVGKSVTSVYMTLTPTGGKDKGDIVYTWNKFYYDKDNTIYYGVKEYTFNQTMYHWSITDQELSYRLPITHEETVYTYGEPLYAYELPVSHEEPLYAYELPASHQEKRYQYSLSQSHEEKLFQYDVIKLGEKLYYSWPEVEIGLKPREPKEPGADIAAEAGTTPAVMSELDFPATEPATGNLKALNNPTEFEPELNADTSARLPQTGVSQTDGIVSVIGAILLGSLVAFGISRKRVNDKR, from the coding sequence ATGAAATCAAATATAAAACAAACAACCAGGCGAATTGCCGTTGTAACTGGGGTATCAATATTAACGCTGAATGCCGGTACAACGTTGGTATTGGCAAAAGATATGGGACAATCAACACCGTTGCAAACGAAGGTAGCGGTATCCCATAATGCGTCAAGTAATTCAGCGCAGCATAAAATACATTACACAGACAATAAGGCTGAAGCTGACGCAGCTCGTAAGGCTGGATATGCGGTCACTACGAGTAAAAAACAAACAACCAATACCACTCGGAGTCCATTAGTAACTACCGGCCAAATACCAACAGGGGCACAAAATGTTCAGTATGTAAAAACTGACACCGTTCAAGATGCTGATTTAGTTTTTGAAAATGTGGCGTGGGAAGCGATTCCGAGCGCGGCACATGGGGTGAAACAGACAGGTGAGGAAACTATTCACGATCCGAATCAAAAATTCACGGATGGGGTGACTCATGCTGAACTTGAGCAGTTGCGGGAACAAGGTGCAATCAATATTACTAAATTACCAGATAAGACAATCACAGTTCATGATCCTAACCAAAAAGTCGACACAGGTATTACCGCTGCTGAAATTGAAAAAGTCAAAGCGGATGGCGCAGTCAATATCGAACAAATTCCGGATGCCTTTCAAACAGTGTTAGATGAACAAGGTAAGCCAAAGAAAGTGCTACTTGATCAGGTTCCGGCTGGTCATAAACCAACCGCGACAGATGAAAAACAAACCGTAGTTGATGGAAAAGGGCCAATTCAGACAATTAAGAACACACCAGAAAATTTACAAAAGCTGCATGATCAAGGTGCTGTTGACATTACCGAAGTAGCCGGCGCAAAACATGATTTTACATCAACTAAGCAAGCAGATATTCCAGCAGATGCTCAAGATGTCACGACAACAACTGAGAAAGGGACGGCAACTCGAAAGGTTGATATTCCAGCGACGGCAACGAATATTCAGACGCTATTTGTTAAAGATGGCAATGGTAGTAATTTGGTGTTAAAGGATAGCAGCACCGGGGTTAATGTGGCTGATATGACTTATTTCGCCGGTGGGAAAGTTTATGATTTATATGAATCAACTGATGGGAAGAGCGAACTTTCAAATGTTCAAGATAGTTTGAATAATGGAACTGGAACATTGTACACGTACCACCAATTTACGGGTGGCGGCCGAATTAATACTGGGATTTTGAGTTGGGCGGAGCGACAATTCAAGTTCAAACAAATGGATAACGGTGATGAAAATATTAGCGCCGACCAGCTAGCAAATTTTGATAAGGACGGTGTCTTAGTCTACAAAACGTCGATTGGTAATTATCCAGTTAGCGGTGTGGGAAAATCCGTCACAAGTGTCTATATGACCTTAACGCCCACTGGTGGTAAGGATAAAGGGGATATTGTCTACACGTGGAATAAATTTTATTACGACAAAGACAATACGATTTATTACGGGGTCAAAGAATATACCTTTAATCAAACGATGTATCATTGGTCAATTACAGATCAGGAACTTTCATACCGCTTGCCAATTACTCACGAGGAAACCGTCTACACGTATGGAGAACCGCTGTATGCATATGAACTACCAGTAAGTCATGAAGAACCGTTGTATGCTTACGAATTACCTGCAAGCCACCAAGAAAAACGGTACCAATATAGCTTGTCTCAATCCCATGAAGAAAAGTTATTTCAATATGATGTAATTAAGTTAGGGGAGAAATTGTACTACAGTTGGCCCGAAGTGGAAATCGGCTTGAAGCCACGGGAACCCAAGGAGCCGGGTGCAGATATTGCCGCCGAAGCTGGTACGACCCCGGCGGTCATGTCAGAGCTCGATTTTCCAGCAACTGAACCAGCTACCGGAAACTTAAAGGCGCTCAATAATCCGACTGAATTTGAACCAGAATTAAATGCGGATACCAGTGCACGATTGCCACAAACTGGTGTATCTCAAACAGATGGCATTGTGTCAGTAATCGGAGCCATATTACTAGGGAGCCTTGTAGCATTTGGAATTTCAAGAAAGAGAGTCAATGATAAGCGTTAA
- a CDS encoding LPXTG cell wall anchor domain-containing protein, giving the protein MEKKNIVKHVVTVAGVSMAAVSVSAVAATVDAHADSTVKNTNEKVATADKVAQQVVTEHHETDDKAVADQAKKDGYDVKTSATETTDVVKSDVVTTDKVPADAKNVTEVGSKTVKDDDKVVTDVTSDEIPADAQNVTKTGEKTVTDPNKKPDVAVTADQLEDAVKNGAENITAIPGATVTVQDPNKSIDAPITKDQIADAEANGAENIKAIPGATITVKDPDVASGVEITKDQIADAEANDGAINVHEIDGKTVTVKDPDVASGVEITKDQIADAEANDGAINVHEIDGKTVTVKDPDVASGVEITKDQIADAEVKDGAINVHEIDGKTVTVKDPDTIVTGVAEKDLPAGADSFVDGDKTVTIKVPVTVTGVADNADNRQIAKNLGATVIKNVNGTNHTTTDKSVADAATKAGYTVTSSTTPSKLVKDTKDIPADAKNVQIVYALDTNKSTLTLKADSKGVDLSKMTYTDPKTGTVYQLIKSENGKSELDSVQDNVNNGTGTLNTWYQFTNSGKTNGGILGWAVGQFKFSQITTGDDHISSDELKADADKGVLVYRTKISDYPAMKGVSSSVKYLYMTVTPTGKTDDKGATIYTWNKFYFDDTPIYYAAQGYTYDATQYSWTDNNISYTYEGTQNVQSYGYKIHNSHQEQVYTYDRAASHQEQLYTYDLAASHQEQLYTYDRAASHEEQLYSYELPASHQEQLYRYELPASHQEDIFQYSLPQSHEEKLYQFSTEAVGQKLHYSWEKTIVTLTPLKVTPTKQTKKTPVKHVAAKTPKVVQVATTTPQKQATIHLATGATTTAKRLPQTGDSAENTVLSVIGLAMLGLLGLFGIKRRKQN; this is encoded by the coding sequence ATGGAAAAGAAAAATATTGTTAAGCATGTTGTTACTGTGGCGGGGGTGTCGATGGCAGCGGTGAGTGTCAGTGCAGTTGCGGCAACTGTTGATGCTCATGCCGACAGCACAGTTAAGAATACTAACGAAAAAGTTGCAACTGCTGATAAGGTAGCGCAACAAGTTGTGACAGAACACCATGAAACTGATGATAAAGCCGTTGCTGATCAAGCTAAAAAAGATGGATACGACGTTAAAACTAGCGCGACTGAAACCACGGATGTTGTGAAGAGCGACGTGGTTACTACTGATAAAGTACCAGCTGATGCCAAAAACGTCACTGAAGTCGGTTCAAAGACAGTAAAAGATGATGACAAAGTTGTAACTGATGTAACTAGTGACGAAATTCCAGCTGACGCGCAAAACGTTACTAAAACTGGTGAAAAAACGGTTACTGATCCAAATAAGAAACCCGATGTTGCTGTGACAGCGGATCAATTAGAAGATGCTGTTAAGAATGGTGCCGAAAACATTACGGCAATTCCTGGTGCAACGGTGACTGTGCAAGACCCTAACAAAAGTATTGATGCACCAATTACCAAGGATCAAATTGCTGATGCTGAAGCTAATGGTGCCGAAAATATCAAAGCTATTCCTGGTGCAACTATCACGGTAAAAGATCCAGATGTCGCATCAGGTGTGGAAATTACCAAGGATCAAATTGCCGATGCAGAAGCCAATGATGGTGCTATTAATGTGCACGAAATCGATGGTAAGACAGTGACCGTAAAAGATCCAGATGTCGCATCAGGCGTGGAAATTACTAAGGATCAAATTGCCGATGCAGAAGCCAATGATGGTGCTATTAATGTGCACGAAATCGATGGTAAGACAGTGACCGTAAAAGATCCAGATGTTGCATCAGGCGTGGAAATTACCAAGGATCAAATTGCCGATGCAGAAGTGAAAGATGGTGCTATTAATGTGCACGAAATCGATGGCAAGACAGTGACTGTAAAAGATCCTGATACAATTGTTACTGGCGTTGCTGAAAAAGACTTGCCAGCCGGCGCGGATTCATTTGTTGATGGTGATAAAACAGTGACAATCAAGGTACCAGTTACTGTTACCGGTGTTGCTGATAATGCTGACAATCGTCAAATTGCTAAAAATCTCGGTGCAACTGTAATCAAAAATGTTAATGGTACTAATCACACAACAACTGATAAGAGTGTTGCAGATGCTGCAACTAAAGCAGGTTATACAGTTACAAGTTCAACGACACCAAGTAAATTAGTTAAGGATACAAAAGATATCCCAGCGGATGCTAAGAATGTACAAATCGTTTATGCCTTAGACACTAACAAGAGTACTTTAACGCTCAAAGCTGATAGTAAGGGTGTTGATTTAAGTAAAATGACTTACACTGATCCAAAAACTGGCACGGTTTACCAATTAATCAAGTCAGAAAATGGTAAAAGTGAACTAGATAGTGTTCAAGATAACGTAAACAATGGTACTGGTACATTGAACACTTGGTACCAATTCACTAATAGCGGTAAAACTAATGGCGGTATTTTAGGTTGGGCTGTTGGCCAATTTAAATTCTCACAAATTACGACTGGTGATGACCACATTTCAAGTGATGAACTTAAAGCTGATGCGGACAAGGGTGTTTTGGTATACCGGACTAAGATTAGCGACTATCCTGCAATGAAGGGTGTTAGCAGCTCAGTTAAATACTTGTACATGACGGTTACGCCAACGGGTAAAACCGATGATAAGGGTGCTACGATTTACACATGGAACAAGTTCTATTTTGATGACACTCCGATCTATTATGCTGCCCAAGGTTACACATATGACGCAACGCAATATTCATGGACTGATAACAACATTAGCTACACTTATGAAGGAACACAAAACGTCCAATCATATGGTTATAAGATTCATAACAGCCACCAAGAACAAGTGTATACTTACGACCGAGCAGCGTCACACCAAGAACAGCTCTATACGTATGATTTGGCAGCATCACACCAAGAACAGCTTTATACGTATGACCGAGCAGCATCACATGAGGAACAATTGTACTCATACGAATTACCAGCATCACACCAAGAACAACTTTATCGTTATGAATTGCCAGCAAGCCACCAAGAAGATATCTTCCAATATAGCTTGCCACAATCACACGAAGAAAAATTATATCAATTTAGTACCGAAGCTGTTGGGCAAAAGTTACATTACAGCTGGGAAAAGACTATTGTTACTTTAACGCCACTTAAGGTAACGCCTACGAAACAAACAAAGAAAACGCCAGTAAAACATGTTGCAGCTAAGACGCCAAAAGTGGTCCAAGTAGCGACGACAACACCACAAAAGCAAGCTACGATTCACCTTGCAACTGGTGCTACAACTACGGCAAAACGTTTACCACAAACTGGTGATTCAGCTGAAAATACGGTGCTTTCTGTAATTGGTTTGGCAATGTTGGGCCTCCTTGGTTTATTCGGTATCAAGCGTCGGAAACAAAATTAA